Within Dysosmobacter sp. Marseille-Q4140, the genomic segment CTCCTTCACGGCGCCGAAGGGACCGCAGACCGCCACGGCGGCCAGCGTTCCAGACGCGTCCCTGGGCAGGTACAGGTCGCCCACCAGCTCAATGCCATAGCGGTTGTGGAAACGCACCTTCTCCCGGGTCACGGTGTCCCGCAGCGGGAAGGAATAGCCGTTGTATCTCGCTTTCAAATCTGTTCCTCCTTATGATCAAACGCTCTTCCCCATTTCATAGGCCTTTTTCAGCGCAGGGCGGCCCTGGATCTGCCCCACGGAGGTCACGCCGCCGGCAAAAGCCGTTCCGGCCAGACGCGCCTTTTCAAAACAGTCGATCCACCCCATGAGGCCGGTGACCGTCCCGTCCACAGTGTGTTCATTCTCTTCCGCGGCGGCAGCCAGAAGGTAAATATCACGGAACCGGTAATCGGCGGAAAACAGCGGGTTGGAGCGGTCCAGCATGGTTTTCATCTGGCCGCACATGCCGTAATAGTAGACGGGAGTTGCAAAAGCAATCACGTCGGCTGTCTTCATCTCTTGAACCACCGACTCCGCGTCGTCGCGGATGATACAGCGCTGGGTCTTTACACAGGTCAGGCATCCTTTGCAAAAACCGATGGTCTTGTCAGCCAAGAATATCTTTTCCACTTGATTCCCGGCCTCCCGGGCTCCGCGGGCGAATTCGTCCGCCAAGGTGTCCGAGTTGCCGCCCTTTCGCGGGCTGGTGGAAATCACCAAAACCTTCTTGCTCATTGCAGATCCTCCTCAGATAGATGTTTTATGACTTTCGCGGGCACGCCGCCCACGACGGTATTCTCCGGGACATCCCTGTTCACCACTGCGCCAGCCGCCACGATGGCGCCGTCACCGATGGTCACGCCGGGCAGGACAGTCGCATTGGCCCCGATCCACACGTTCTTCCCGATATGGATGGGCGCGGGCAGCATGGTGCTGCGGTCACAGGGGGATTTGGCGTGATTCAATGTGGCCAGCACCACGTTGTGGCCGATCAGGACA encodes:
- a CDS encoding flavodoxin family protein, with the translated sequence MSKKVLVISTSPRKGGNSDTLADEFARGAREAGNQVEKIFLADKTIGFCKGCLTCVKTQRCIIRDDAESVVQEMKTADVIAFATPVYYYGMCGQMKTMLDRSNPLFSADYRFRDIYLLAAAAEENEHTVDGTVTGLMGWIDCFEKARLAGTAFAGGVTSVGQIQGRPALKKAYEMGKSV